A portion of the Mesobacillus sp. AQ2 genome contains these proteins:
- the acnA gene encoding aconitate hydratase AcnA, whose product MSNQDVFNARSSFEVDGKRYHYYSLAALENAGIGNVSKLPYSVKVLLESVLRQHDGFVITKEHVENLAKWGTSEVKEVDVPFKPSRVILQDFTGVPAVVDLASLRKAMADMGGDPDKINPEKPVDLVIDHSVQVDKYGTPDALNVNMELEFERNAERYQFLSWAQKAFDNYRAVPPATGIVHQVNLEYLANVVHAVENADGEFETFPDSLVGTDSHTTMINGIGVLGWGVGGIEAEAGMLGQPSYFPVPEVVGVKLVGDMPNGATATDLALKVTQVLRSKGVVGKFVEFFGPGVVTLPLADRATVANMAPEYGATCGFFPVDGEALDYMRLTGRPEDHIKVVEAYCKENGLFFDPALEPVYTDVVEINLSEIEPNLSGPKRPQDLIPLSAMQKSFQEALTAPAGNQGFGLGKKEIQKQAVVEFANGDTTTMKTGAIAIAAITSCTNTSNPYVLVGAGLVAKKAVELGMEVPKFVKTSLAPGSKVVTGYLRDSELLPYLETLGFNLVGYGCTTCIGNSGPLKPEIEKSVAESDLLVTSVLSGNRNFEGRIHPLVKANYLASPPLVVAYALAGTVDIDLQNDPIGKDKDGNDVFFKDIWPSTAEVNEVVHRVVTPELFRREYETVFTDNEKWNEIQTNSDPLYTFDEDSTYIANPPFFEGLTPEAGEVAPLNSLRVVGKFGDSVTTDHISPAGAIGKDTPAGKYLREKGVEPRDFNSYGSRRGNHEVMMRGTFANIRIRNQIAPGTEGGFTTYWPTNEVMSIFDACMKYKEQGTGLMVIAGKDYGMGSSRDWAAKGTNLLGIKTVIAESFERIHRSNLVLMGVLPLQFKAGENAETLGLTGRESFDVQIDEKVRPRDIITVTATDEEGNKKTFEALVRFDSEVEIDYYRHGGILQMVLRDKLKA is encoded by the coding sequence ATGTCAAACCAAGATGTTTTTAACGCCCGCAGTTCATTTGAAGTTGACGGGAAACGCTATCATTACTATAGCCTGGCAGCATTAGAAAATGCTGGAATCGGCAATGTATCAAAACTGCCTTATTCTGTTAAGGTATTGCTTGAATCCGTGCTTCGCCAGCATGATGGCTTTGTGATCACAAAAGAGCATGTTGAAAATCTAGCAAAATGGGGAACCAGCGAAGTGAAAGAAGTGGATGTGCCGTTTAAGCCTTCACGTGTCATTCTTCAGGACTTCACTGGTGTACCAGCAGTCGTTGACCTAGCTTCTCTAAGGAAAGCAATGGCTGACATGGGTGGAGACCCAGACAAAATCAATCCTGAAAAGCCGGTTGATCTAGTCATTGACCACTCTGTACAGGTTGATAAATACGGAACTCCAGACGCACTTAATGTGAACATGGAACTTGAATTCGAACGTAATGCTGAACGTTACCAGTTCTTGAGCTGGGCACAGAAAGCATTCGACAACTACCGCGCTGTTCCGCCGGCAACAGGTATCGTTCACCAGGTGAACCTTGAGTACCTTGCAAACGTTGTCCACGCTGTAGAAAATGCAGATGGTGAATTCGAAACATTCCCAGATTCATTAGTAGGTACAGACTCTCATACTACAATGATCAACGGTATTGGCGTTCTTGGATGGGGCGTAGGCGGTATCGAAGCAGAAGCTGGAATGCTTGGCCAGCCTTCATACTTCCCAGTACCAGAAGTAGTAGGTGTTAAATTAGTAGGAGATATGCCGAACGGCGCTACTGCAACAGACCTTGCACTTAAAGTGACTCAGGTTCTTCGCAGCAAAGGCGTTGTTGGCAAATTCGTCGAGTTCTTCGGACCTGGCGTAGTGACGCTTCCACTTGCTGACCGTGCGACTGTTGCAAACATGGCACCAGAATACGGCGCTACTTGCGGATTCTTCCCAGTAGATGGAGAAGCATTGGATTACATGCGTTTAACTGGCCGCCCAGAAGACCACATTAAAGTGGTTGAGGCATACTGCAAGGAAAACGGATTATTCTTCGATCCTGCTTTAGAGCCAGTTTATACTGATGTAGTAGAAATCAATCTTTCTGAAATCGAACCTAACCTGTCTGGTCCAAAGCGTCCGCAGGATTTAATTCCACTTTCTGCAATGCAGAAATCCTTCCAAGAAGCATTGACTGCTCCTGCAGGAAACCAGGGATTCGGACTTGGCAAAAAGGAAATCCAAAAACAAGCTGTTGTTGAATTCGCAAATGGCGATACAACTACTATGAAAACAGGTGCTATCGCGATTGCTGCGATCACTAGCTGTACAAATACATCTAACCCATACGTACTTGTAGGTGCAGGTCTTGTTGCCAAGAAAGCTGTTGAGCTAGGAATGGAAGTTCCTAAGTTTGTTAAGACTTCATTGGCACCTGGTTCAAAGGTTGTAACTGGATACCTTCGCGATTCAGAATTGCTTCCTTACCTTGAAACTCTTGGTTTCAACCTTGTTGGTTATGGATGTACAACATGTATCGGTAACTCTGGTCCATTAAAGCCAGAAATCGAAAAGTCTGTTGCTGAAAGCGATCTTCTAGTAACTTCAGTACTTTCAGGCAACCGTAACTTCGAAGGACGTATCCACCCGCTTGTAAAAGCAAACTACCTGGCTTCACCGCCATTGGTTGTGGCTTACGCACTTGCTGGTACAGTGGACATCGATCTTCAGAATGACCCTATCGGAAAAGATAAAGATGGCAATGATGTATTCTTCAAGGATATCTGGCCATCAACTGCAGAAGTGAACGAAGTCGTTCACCGCGTTGTAACACCTGAACTATTCCGCAGAGAGTACGAAACTGTATTCACTGACAACGAAAAGTGGAATGAGATCCAGACAAATAGCGATCCGCTATACACTTTCGATGAGGATTCAACTTATATCGCAAACCCTCCATTCTTTGAAGGTTTGACTCCAGAAGCTGGAGAAGTTGCTCCATTGAACAGCCTTCGTGTTGTCGGCAAGTTCGGTGATTCCGTCACAACTGACCATATTTCTCCTGCAGGTGCGATCGGCAAAGATACACCAGCTGGAAAATACCTTCGCGAAAAGGGTGTAGAGCCACGTGACTTCAACTCTTACGGTTCACGCCGTGGTAACCACGAAGTCATGATGCGCGGAACATTCGCGAACATCCGTATCCGCAACCAGATCGCTCCTGGCACAGAAGGCGGCTTCACGACTTACTGGCCAACGAACGAAGTCATGTCCATCTTTGATGCTTGCATGAAGTACAAAGAGCAAGGCACCGGCCTTATGGTTATTGCAGGAAAAGATTACGGAATGGGATCATCCCGTGACTGGGCTGCAAAGGGTACTAACCTATTAGGCATCAAGACTGTTATCGCTGAAAGCTTCGAGCGTATCCACCGTTCAAACCTTGTATTGATGGGCGTTCTGCCACTTCAATTCAAAGCTGGTGAAAACGCTGAGACTCTTGGCCTGACAGGCAGAGAATCATTCGATGTCCAGATCGATGAAAAGGTTCGTCCGCGCGACATCATCACTGTGACAGCTACTGACGAAGAAGGCAACAAGAAAACTTTCGAAGCGCTTGTCCGTTTCGATTCAGAAGTAGAAATCGATTACTACCGTCACGGCGGCATCCTGCAAATGGTTCTTCGCGACAAATTAAAAGCGTAA
- the sspO gene encoding small acid-soluble spore protein O: protein MVKRKANHVIPGANAAKAQGNGAGFNEEMANEPMTELEKQNNKKRKKNQ from the coding sequence GTGGTAAAAAGAAAAGCAAATCATGTCATTCCCGGAGCAAATGCTGCAAAAGCTCAGGGAAATGGTGCGGGATTCAATGAAGAAATGGCAAATGAACCTATGACCGAGCTTGAAAAACAAAATAATAAGAAGCGTAAAAAGAATCAATAA
- a CDS encoding small acid-soluble spore protein P has translation MNKNDSKDMHKNAPKGDQDSQPAPLSGSKKVKNRNHTRQKHNSGHDM, from the coding sequence ATGAACAAAAACGATTCCAAGGATATGCACAAAAATGCTCCCAAGGGTGACCAAGACAGCCAGCCTGCTCCACTAAGCGGATCCAAAAAGGTAAAAAACCGCAACCATACTCGCCAAAAGCACAATTCTGGCCACGATATGTAA
- the selA gene encoding L-seryl-tRNA(Sec) selenium transferase produces MKEFLRALPAVHELQKDTRFTDLIDQYDLDEVYLTDVMKSEIDRIRKELLRGNWAGAEPGTEAFIDQIFEAVDRSAAERLEYTLKTVINATGTILHTNLGRARLSENAIKHVVETAMNYSNLEYKLDEGKRGSRHSHVEALVKEITGAEAAMVVNNNAAAVFIILSALARGKEVIVSRGQLVEIGGSFRISSIMEESGARLVEVGTTNKTHLYDYENAISEETSMILKVHTSNFKIYGFSKTVETEELAQLSNKHEDVIFYEDLGSGVLYDFQKHGIGEEPVVSEVLRMGADIVSFSGDKLLGGPQAGIIAGKKELIDQLKKHQLARVVRVDKMTLAALEATLMDYLKGEKGMGNIPTLRDLLVPLTELEARTEKFVKSIQSFGGKLNVNITEGTSQVGGGTMPDVELPACLASISHPEVSAEHIARKLRTEHSPAIIVRIHKEEVHVDLRTVTPEEEQQLLDALKLI; encoded by the coding sequence ATGAAAGAATTTTTGAGAGCCTTGCCTGCAGTACATGAACTGCAGAAAGATACAAGGTTTACGGATTTAATTGACCAGTATGATCTAGATGAAGTCTATCTGACTGATGTGATGAAATCAGAAATAGATAGGATAAGGAAAGAACTGCTAAGAGGGAATTGGGCAGGGGCAGAACCAGGGACAGAAGCATTTATAGACCAAATCTTTGAAGCTGTTGACCGTTCTGCAGCTGAACGATTGGAATATACACTTAAAACTGTCATTAATGCTACCGGAACCATTTTGCATACAAATTTAGGCAGGGCCCGATTGAGCGAGAATGCCATAAAGCATGTAGTGGAAACAGCTATGAACTATTCCAATCTTGAATATAAGCTAGATGAAGGCAAACGCGGGTCACGGCACAGTCATGTGGAAGCATTGGTCAAGGAAATTACAGGTGCAGAAGCGGCTATGGTCGTCAATAATAATGCTGCTGCTGTTTTTATCATTCTCAGTGCGCTTGCACGAGGTAAAGAGGTTATCGTTTCGCGTGGACAACTTGTGGAAATTGGCGGTTCCTTCCGTATCTCTTCGATAATGGAAGAAAGCGGAGCGAGATTAGTCGAAGTAGGGACAACAAATAAAACCCATCTATACGATTATGAGAATGCGATTTCAGAAGAAACATCCATGATACTGAAGGTCCATACAAGCAATTTTAAGATATATGGCTTTTCGAAAACCGTAGAAACCGAAGAGTTAGCACAACTGTCAAATAAACACGAAGATGTCATTTTTTACGAAGATCTAGGTAGTGGTGTTTTATATGATTTTCAAAAGCATGGTATTGGGGAAGAACCTGTTGTTAGTGAAGTGCTCAGAATGGGAGCGGATATCGTATCATTCAGCGGGGATAAATTGCTGGGCGGTCCGCAAGCTGGTATTATCGCTGGAAAAAAAGAGCTTATCGATCAACTGAAAAAGCATCAGCTGGCCAGGGTCGTAAGAGTTGATAAAATGACGCTAGCAGCACTCGAAGCAACTTTGATGGATTATCTTAAGGGCGAAAAGGGAATGGGCAATATCCCGACTCTTCGGGATTTACTTGTGCCTTTAACGGAACTTGAGGCAAGGACTGAAAAATTTGTCAAGTCTATCCAATCTTTTGGCGGAAAATTAAATGTAAATATCACAGAAGGGACTAGCCAGGTCGGCGGGGGAACAATGCCAGATGTCGAGCTGCCTGCCTGCCTGGCCAGCATCAGCCACCCTGAAGTAAGTGCTGAACATATTGCGAGAAAGCTTAGGACAGAACATTCACCAGCCATCATAGTGAGAATTCATAAAGAAGAGGTGCATGTCGACCTTCGTACCGTTACCCCGGAAGAAGAACAGCAGCTCTTGGACGCGCTCAAATTAATATAG
- the selD gene encoding selenide, water dikinase SelD, translating to MIRLSEHEKIRLTSLSTKAGUGCKISPEDLTQVLRLLPEQEPVPELLVGHETSDDAGVYKLTDDIALIQTIDYFTPIVDDPYMFGQIAAANALSDVYAMGGEPKTVLNIVGYPVKKLGPDILAEILRGASDKVKEAGAVTVGGHSVDDQEPKFGLSVTGLAHPESIWKNVGAKPGDVLVISKPIGVGIITTGIKRGVVTAEQEQSVTETMALLNKSAAEALKSFTPHAVTDVTGFGLLGHGSEIARGSNVSFEIELTRVPVLEGTYELAAKGVVPGGSKSNHKWLVDDVEYADISPEEQLVLCDAITSGGLLVSLPENEAIQYVKALQDKGLNQAAVIGKVTEKQDKLIYVKR from the coding sequence GTGATAAGGTTGAGTGAACATGAAAAAATCCGTTTGACTTCGTTGTCAACAAAAGCTGGCTGAGGATGTAAAATCAGTCCAGAGGACTTGACGCAGGTTCTGCGTCTATTACCTGAACAGGAACCTGTTCCTGAGTTGCTCGTCGGACATGAAACATCCGATGATGCAGGTGTATATAAACTGACAGATGATATCGCCCTGATCCAAACAATTGATTACTTCACCCCAATCGTGGATGATCCATATATGTTTGGCCAGATTGCTGCCGCCAATGCACTTAGCGATGTGTACGCAATGGGTGGAGAGCCAAAAACTGTTCTTAATATAGTAGGATATCCTGTCAAAAAGCTTGGTCCAGATATACTTGCAGAAATATTAAGAGGGGCGAGTGACAAAGTGAAAGAAGCTGGTGCCGTTACAGTTGGCGGACATTCAGTCGATGATCAGGAGCCTAAATTCGGCTTATCCGTGACAGGTCTGGCACACCCTGAATCCATATGGAAAAATGTCGGCGCCAAACCAGGTGATGTGCTGGTCATTTCAAAACCAATCGGGGTTGGAATCATAACGACCGGAATTAAGCGTGGTGTGGTAACGGCCGAACAAGAACAGTCCGTTACCGAAACAATGGCCTTATTGAACAAATCCGCTGCAGAAGCGCTCAAAAGCTTCACTCCTCATGCAGTAACAGATGTGACTGGATTCGGCCTCCTCGGTCATGGAAGTGAAATTGCACGAGGCAGCAATGTCAGCTTTGAGATTGAATTAACCAGAGTTCCTGTCCTGGAAGGTACATATGAATTGGCGGCAAAAGGCGTTGTACCAGGAGGTTCTAAGTCAAATCATAAGTGGCTAGTGGATGATGTCGAGTATGCAGACATATCTCCTGAAGAGCAATTGGTCCTTTGTGACGCAATCACGTCAGGCGGCCTTCTTGTATCACTGCCAGAAAATGAGGCCATTCAATATGTAAAAGCACTCCAAGACAAAGGATTGAATCAAGCTGCTGTAATAGGAAAAGTCACAGAAAAGCAGGATAAACTGATTTATGTAAAAAGGTGA
- a CDS encoding L-threonine 3-dehydrogenase yields the protein MKKILITGALGQIGSELTVKLRDIYGQDNVIATDIRQTNSEAAVNGPFEILDVMDANRMAELAKEYNVDTIMHMAALLSATAETKPVFAWNLNMGGLMNALETARELNLQFFTPSSIGAFGPNTPKDDTPQDTIQRPTTMYGVNKVAGELLADYYFHRFGVDTRGVRFPGLISYVTPPGGGTTDYAVEIYYEAIKNGKYSSYINKGTYMDMMYMPDALGAIIDLMEADPSKLIHRNAFNVTAMSFDPEQLAAEIKKHIPGFELSYEVDPVRQAIADSWPNSIDASAAAEEWGFKAKYDLGSMTADMLEKLKVKL from the coding sequence ATGAAAAAGATTTTGATTACTGGTGCACTTGGCCAGATTGGTTCAGAATTAACAGTTAAACTTCGTGACATATACGGACAGGACAATGTCATTGCGACTGACATCAGACAGACTAATTCAGAAGCAGCAGTCAACGGCCCATTCGAGATTCTCGATGTCATGGATGCCAACAGGATGGCTGAATTGGCAAAAGAATACAATGTTGACACAATCATGCACATGGCTGCACTGCTATCAGCAACAGCTGAGACGAAGCCGGTTTTTGCATGGAACCTGAATATGGGCGGTTTGATGAACGCCCTCGAAACAGCAAGGGAACTGAACCTGCAATTTTTCACTCCAAGCTCTATCGGTGCTTTCGGTCCGAACACACCTAAAGACGATACGCCTCAGGACACAATTCAACGTCCTACTACGATGTATGGTGTGAACAAGGTTGCAGGAGAATTACTTGCAGATTATTATTTCCACCGTTTTGGAGTTGACACCAGGGGAGTGAGATTCCCTGGATTGATTTCTTACGTCACACCTCCAGGAGGCGGAACAACTGATTATGCGGTTGAGATTTATTACGAAGCAATCAAAAATGGTAAATACAGCTCCTATATCAACAAAGGGACATACATGGACATGATGTACATGCCTGACGCGCTTGGGGCGATCATTGATTTGATGGAAGCAGACCCTTCTAAGCTCATCCACCGTAATGCTTTTAATGTAACGGCAATGAGTTTTGACCCGGAGCAACTTGCAGCTGAAATAAAAAAGCATATTCCAGGATTTGAACTGTCTTACGAAGTGGATCCTGTAAGGCAGGCAATTGCTGATAGCTGGCCGAATTCAATCGATGCTTCTGCTGCTGCTGAAGAATGGGGATTCAAGGCAAAATATGACCTCGGGAGTATGACTGCCGATATGCTGGAAAAATTGAAAGTCAAATTATAA